The proteins below are encoded in one region of Drosophila santomea strain STO CAGO 1482 chromosome 3R, Prin_Dsan_1.1, whole genome shotgun sequence:
- the LOC120451656 gene encoding NFX1-type zinc finger-containing protein 1 — protein sequence MSSSDEDWFNQDEDKLLQGLEKTLKSQEQRANEEHIESCPPEVGGHYLKQLSLEASSMSARSDGKASGRFSLPELTKALKMPAVDMFLYFLSEDRDLFVNQVLANDSVKRVGLFVDIMWSLCELELGGFDEIFLSAFSRQTVLLDKIKNLLQAKAAVAKCDADSALILSHIKWMLLRAHKHGVLSRQGYELVELYKKLAPSFKSDLIEGLDALSGNLSHNVKGQIYPTLDRLLGKEDTKASKDEEDERLVTNKVVQYLNAQRNLLKEDFLDPLMEFVQQLRSETDVDEFKQQGLLWSNAHLSLNPQFAEAQRHSLVFLKVKSTEASKNDYKIWLQSIKSGTLLCLTTSLAFDDLILASVGYTEPEKLKEDCLSVQIVKQYNIGNIYDRPLIMFQAPVFFEPYLRVHNYLSTCSTEQFPMRRYILDGELEIPPPAYMKPGVKLSFNAKPFTLDKLPDDLPFNESQKTAFKEALTREFSIIQGPPGTGKTHLSVELVNTLIQNAKALGTGPIIVLTYTNNSLDKFLVKVSQYSQEILRFGSQSRDPQISKFNVRTMINPDLVPPRLKRAWWLVNCEYKEKFQNLQGLYANFDGSEDSYQQTLAAQEQLNQVAERIDTLRMIFQFFLARDKDVLAMTTTCAARLNFLFRLLQSKCVIFEEAAEIQEAHILACLTPHTEHVILVGDHKQLQPFSGSSKVPQISLFERLIVAGLPFSLLNLQYRMRPCISDLLVPSIYDELLCSESVKAYDNIRLMSTNLYFVQHNQTEQRTTDMSIENLYEAGVLAKLTEFLIQKAKYKHSDIAILSPYNAQIESIKKALPRMYGSTVQVASVDSFQGLEANIVLLSLVRSNPSGQIGFLRLANRVCVALSRARWALYIVGNLEMLQQSYPKLWSPIAQRLEENNAIGEAFPIST from the exons ATGTCAAGTTCAGATGAAGATTGGTTTAACCAGGATGAGGACAAACTGTTGCAGGGCCTGGAGAAGACGCTTAAGTCCCAGGAGCAGAGAGCGAATGAGGAGCACATTGAAAGCTGTCCACCTGAGG TGGGAGGACATTACTTGAAGCAACTTAGCCTGGAGGCCTCCTCGATGAGTGCCAGAAGTGATGGCAAGGCCTCCGGCAGGTTCTCCCTGCCCGAGCTAACAAAGGCGCTGAAAATGCCAGCCGTCGACATGTTCCTATACTTCTTGTCCGAGGATCGAGATCTCTTCGTGAATCAAGTGCTGGCCAATGATAGTGTGAAACGAGTTGGCCTATTTGTGGATATCATGTGGTCGCTTTGCGAACTGGAGTTAGGTGGATTTGATGAAATCTTTCTGTCCGCTTTCAGTCGGCAGACGGTGCTTCTGGACAAGATCAAGAATCTTTTGCAGGCCAAAGCCGCTGTGGCAAAATGTGATGCGGATTCGGCTCTGATATTAAGCCATATTAAGTGGATGCTTCTGCGAGCTCATAAGCATGGCGTACTTAGTCGCCAGGGCTACGAATTGGTGGAACTTTACAAAAAGTTGGCACCTTCCTTTAAAAGCGATTTAATAGAAGGTCTCGATGCACTCAGCGGCAACCTTTCACATAATGTCAAGGGACAAATTTATCCGACGCTGGACAGGTTACTGGGCAAGGAAGACACTAAGGCTTCCAAAGATGAAGAAGATGAGCGTTTAGTGACCAACAAAGTGGTTCAATATTTGAATGCACAGCGAAATTTACTTAAGGAAGATTTTTTAGACCCATTAATGGAGTTTGTGCAGCAACTACGCAGCGAAACGGATGTTGATGAGTTTAAGCAACAGGGTCTTCTGTGGTCCAATGCGCATCTGTCTTTAAATCCGCAATTTGCGGAGGCTCAGCGTCACAGCCTAGTTTTCTTGAAGGTGAAATCTACCGAAGCATCCAAGAATGACTATAAGATTTGGCTGCAATCCATAAAATCTGGGACACTGCTCTGTCTTACCACGAGTCTCGCCTTTGATGATCTAATTCTGGCTTCCGTTGGCTATACGGAGCCAGAAAAACTAAAGGAGGATTGC CTAAGTGTGCAGATTGTCAAACAATATAATATTGGAAACATCTACGACCGACCACTGATCATGTTCCAGGCGCCAGTGTTTTTTGAGCCTTATCTCAGGGTTCACAATTACCTGAGCACCTGCAGCACAGAGCAGTTTCCCATGCGTCGCTATATTCTAGACGGAGAA TTGGAGATACCACCGCCAGCGTACATGAAACCAGGAGTTAAGCTAAGTTTTAATGCAAAGCCCTTCACGCTGGACAAACTACCCGACGATTTGCCTTTCAACGAGAGTCAGAAAACTGCTTTCAAGGAAGCGTTAACCAGAGAGTTTAGCATCATTCAGGGACCTCCAGGCACCGGAAAAACACACCTTTCTGTGGAGTTGGTTAACACTTTGATACAGAATGCCAAAGCCCTGGGCACGGGACCCATCATTGTGCTGACCTATACCAACAACTCGCTGGACAAATTCCTTGTAAAGGTGTCGCAGTACAGCCAAGAGATTCTTCGCTTTGGCAGCCAGTCGCGAGATCCGCAAATATCCAAGTTTAACGTGCGTACCATGATCAACCCGGATTTGGTGCCACCGCGCTTGAAGCGAGCTTGGTGGCTGGTTAATTGTGAATACAAGGAAAAGTTTCAGAACCTACAAGGCCTGTACGCAAACTTTGATGGCAGCGAGGACAGCTACCAGCAGACGCTGGCGGCTCAGGAGCAGCTTAATCAGGTTGCCGAGCGTATCGACACGCTCCGCATGATTTTCCAGTTCTTTCTAGCAAGGGACAAGGACGTGTTGGCCATGACCACCACGTGCGCGGCTCGTCTTAACTTCTTGTTCAGGTTGCTGCAGTCAAAGTGCGTCATCTTTGAGGAGGCAGCTGAGATTCAGGAGGCACATATCCTGGCCTGCCTAACGCCACACACAGAGCATGTGATCCTTGTCGGCGATCACAAGCAGCTGCAACCATTCAGCGGCAGCAGTAAGGTCCCACAGATCTCGCTCTTTGAACGACTCATTGTGGCGGGTCTGCCATTTTCACTGCTCAATCTGCAGTACCGCATGCGCCCGTGCATTTCCGACCTCCTTGTGCCCAGCATTTATGACGAACTGCTCTGCTCGGAGTCAGTGAAGGCATACGACAACATCCGCCTGATGTCTACGAACTTGTACTTTGTTCAGCACAACCAAACGGAGCAACGCACCACTGATATGTCCATCGAGAACCTTTACGAAGCTGGCGTGTTGGCCAAATTAACTGAGTTCCTGATTCAGAAGGCCAAATATAAACACAGCGATATTGCGATACTGTCCCCGTACAATGCCCAAATAGAGAGCATCAAGAAAGCG CTTCCCCGAATGTATGGTTCCACGGTGCAAGTGGCCAGTGTGGATAGTTTCCAAGGCCTGGAGGCCAATATTGTGCTGCTCTCGCTGGTGCGCAGCAATCCGTCCGGCCAAATTGGCTTCCTTCGTCTAGCCAATCGGGTGTGTGTGGCTCTTTCTCGAGCTCGCTGGGCGCTGTACATCGTCGGGAACCTGGAGATGTTGCAACAATCCTACCCAAAGCTTTGGAGCCCAATTGCCCAGCGTTTGGAAGAGAACAATGCCATCGGCGAGGCTTTTCCGATCAGTACCTGA
- the LOC120451654 gene encoding structural maintenance of chromosomes protein 6, translated as MERSRRGRIRRMPTSGSESDGSTAEPTRKKSKQQLEQTQSEADTEADYVEYYEEEESEKFENASTSQTTRSRNKQARQRTSNMSQRSGNFNLTSELSIPNAFDRCGKVISMRLTNFMCHSNLFIEFGPNINFLVGNNGSGKSAVITALALGLTSSARATNRASSIQKLIKNGEASATISITLCNAGLRPFKADVFGPHLTVVRQIRHSSSTYDLQDARGKSVSKKVSEIRRMLLCFGINVENPIFVLNQEAAREFLKELEPASNYKLLMKATQLDVCTSSLTECHAQRRHFTQDLEQLQKKREVVAKQVEAEEEKVSILKDKEIVKVKLEQCKTKLAWMAVTQYQKELENLEHSIKLIENKKAKLEQTTSKKESTQATMTQQLKEFEASKSQILATYKTQDEKLRAAKKAVQDLLFIASQVKAQIGNAERRMREDQHAYDECEKLIGNYHADFNRVKEQREEHANKMETLKKQVADSEQIIAQLREEQQQITRDINSVQERVDAVKNEKRQLHKSKQNISWEIEALSRNKSNKLSVYGEQAIQVVHALRTQYAGSNMHRMPRGPLGQYISAPNPKYRDLIENQLMSCLRSYIVSSDRERQSLRALLQNKFQGGNIPTIITSPFTDRVYDVSRNKVQPTTPNTTVLIDEISCDDPVVMNYLIDMLRIETVLVTESKETAEFLTSDTENVPPNLTRVLVPNLGLEYIPSPNYAVYSTRITPARYIHINVDDRIRQLHMEQSELQEKEASLEIDYMQHRKALENTQQMISKKSTMIGQHQSRNQKAMQQIMELQNFDYQELPEYDRLKSHLADSGEKIEKCRAQRETLQEKLLSIQESKAELESTEAAERRALDGIHKKLSTLDTEVSDVESKIRSLDLHYEENTRNFQKTLELEKKMLGEKKTVLNELEKARKEAEKTGEFVATTQSEEKIREAISRYKSKIKQVEQLNYNHEEVERGLAELRDELGLQARHLEVVESVIKKLRVAYHHRAQLFQRSRHHYFTMVQFQFEQALAMRQFRVSFETSDKEKTWKINVFPPSGNETSNTRSLSGGERSFTTVSLLKGLWSTSDHPFYFLDEYDVFTDEVNRKFITEILIGEGLEWISRQYCFLTPQDTRVEASNLITVHKLEAPER; from the exons ATGGAACGGAGTCGCAGAGGCAGGATTCGGCGGATGCCTACGTCCGGATCAGAAAGCGATGGCTCCACAGCAGAACCAACTCGCAAGAAGAGCAAACAGCAGCTCGAGCAAACCCAATCCGAGGCAGACACGGAGGCGGACTATGTCGAGTATTACGAAGAGGAAGAGTCGGAGAAATTCGAGAATGCGTCGACTTCGCAGACGACAAGGTCTCGGAACAAGCAGGCGCGCCAAAGAACTTCAAACATGTCCCAGCGCAGCGGCAACTTTAATCTAACT TCTGAGTTATCCATACCGAACGCCTTCGATCGCTGCGGCAAAGTAATTTCCATGCGCCTCACCAACTTCATGTGTCACTCCAATCTATTCATTGAGTTCGGGCCCAATATCAACTTCCTGGTTGGCAACAATGGCAGTGGCAAGAGCGCCGTAATCACGGCACTGGCTTTGGGTCTGACCAGCAGTGCTAGAGCAACTAACAGGGCCAGCAGTATACAGA AGCTCATCAAGAACGGTGAAGCTAGTGCCACCATATCCATAACGCTGTGCAATGCGGGATTGCGGCCCTTCAAAGCGGACGTCTTCGGGCCCCACCTCACCGTAGTACGACAAATACGCCACTCCTCCTCGACTTACGACCTCCAGGACGCTCGCGGTAAAAGCGTCTCGAAGAAAGTGTCTGAGATTAGGCGCATGCTGCTCTGTTTCGGCATCAATGTGGAGAACCCCATTTTTGTGCTGAATCAGGAGGCGGCGAGGGAGTTTCTAAAAGA ATTGGAGCCAGCATCGAATTACAAACTGTTAATGAAAGCAACTCAACTGGATGTTTGCACCAGCAGTCTAACCGAGTGCCATGCTCAGCGACGTCATTTCACCCAAGACCTGGAACAACTGCAAAAG AAAAGAGAAGTGGTGGCCAAGCAAGTTGAAGCGGAGGAGGAAAAGGTGTCGATTCTTAAGGATAAGGAAATTGTCAAG GTTAAATTGGAGCAGTGCAAAACAAAACTGGCATGGATGGCCGTGACGCAATATCAAAAAGAGCTCGAGAATCTAGAGCATTCAATTAAACTGATTGAAAACAAGAAGGCGAAGCTGGAGCAGACAACATCCAAAAAGGAGAGCACGCAAGCCACCATGACCCAACAATTGAA GGAGTTTGAGGCTTCTAAAAGTCAGATATTGGCAACCTACAAGACCCAGGATGAGAAGCTGAGAGCAGCCAAGAAGGCAGTGCAGGACCTGCTTTTCATAGCCAGCCAAGTCAAAGCCCAGATCGGGAACGCAGAACGTCGCATGCGAGAGGATCAGCATGCGTATGATGAATGTGAAAAGCTAATAGGAAACTATCATGCCGACTTTAATCGGGTTAAGGAGCAGCGGGAAGAGCACGCTAACAAGATGGAGACGTTAAAGAAGCAGGTGGCCGACAGCGAACAGATCATCGCCCAGTTGCgagaggagcagcagcagattaCACGCGACATTAACTCGGTCCAAGAAAGGGTGGACGCtgtaaaaaatgaaaaaagacAGCTGCATAAATCAAAGC AAAACATCAGTTGGGAGATAGAAGCACTGTCTCGCAACAAGTCCAATAAACTTTCCGTGTACGGTGAGCAAGCGATACAGGTTGTGCATGCACTGCGAACTCAGTATGCCGGTTCCAATATGCATAGAATGCCTCGAGGGCCGCTGGGCCAGTATATCAGTGCGCCCAATCCAAAATACCGCGACCTGATTGAGAACCAGCTCATGTCCTGCCTGCGCTCGTACATCGTTAGCTCCGACCGCGAGCGCCAGTCGCTGCGGGCGTTGCTGCAAAACAAGTTCCAAGGCGGAAATATACCCACTATTATAACCAGTCCGTTTACGGATCGCGTTTACGACGTGTCTCGAAACAAGGTGCAACCCACCACACCAAATACCACAGTGTTAATCGATGAAATCAG CTGCGATGATCCTGTGGTAATGAACTACCTTATTGATATGCTACGCATCGAAACGGTCCTTGTGACAGAGTCCAAAGAAACTGCCGAATTCCTCACCTCCGACACTGAGAATGTGCCGCCCAATCTAACGCGTGTGCTGGTGCCGAACCTGGGACTGGAGTACATACCATCTCCCAACTATGCCGTATACTCGACTAGAATAACACCCGCCCGCTATATTCATATAAACGTCGATGATCGGATACGACAGCTTCATATGGAGCAAAGCGAACTGCAGGAAAAGGAGGCTTCTTTGGAAATAGACTACATGCAACACAGAAAGGCACTGGAAAACACCCAACAAATGATTTCGAAGAAGAGTACTATGATTGGTCAGCATCAATCAAGGAATCAGAAGGCTATGCAGCAGATAATGGAGCTGCAAAACTTTGACTATCAAGAGCTACCGGAGTACGATCGTTTG AAATCTCATTTAGCTGATAGCGGCGAAAAAATTGAGAAATGTAGGGCACAACGGGAAACGCTTCAGGAAAAACTTCTTAGCATCCAAGAAAGCAAGGCAGAACTTGAGTCAACTGAAGCCGCAGAGAGGCGAGCCCTTGACGGGATTCACAAGAAGCTTTCCACACTGGACACCGAAGTTAGCGATGTCGAAAGCAAAATCCGCAGCCTGGACCTCCATTATGAAGAAAACACTCGTAATTTCCAAAAAACGTTGGAGCTCGAGAAAAAAATGCTCGGCGAGAAGAAGACCGTGCTGAACGAGTTGGAAAAGGCTCGCAAAGAGGCTGAGAAAACGGGAGAGTTTGTAGCAACGACGCAATCGGAGGAGAAAATTCGCGAAGCGATAAGTCGCTACAAGTCAAAGATTAAACAAGTGGAGCAGCTTAACTATAACCATGAAGAGGTAGAAAGAGGATTGGCGGAGCTGCGAGATGAATTGGGCCTGCAAGCTCGGCACCTGGAAGTGGTTGAATCCGTGATCAAGAAGCTCCGCGTGGCCTACCATCACCGAGCTCAACTTTTTCAGAGATCGCGACATCATTACTTCACAATGGTTCAGTTTCAATTTGAA CAAGCTCTTGCTATGCGACAATTTCGAGTTAGTTTCGAGACCAGTGACAAAGAAAAGACGTGGAAGATCAACGTATTTCCGCCCAGTGGGAATGAGACTTCCAATACCAGGAGCTTATCGGGCGGTGAACGATCGTTTACGACGGTATCCTTGCTGAAAGGACTTTGGAGCACTTCAGATCATCCGTTCTACTTTTTGGACGAATACGATGTGTTTACA GATGAAGTAAACCGCAAGTTTATCACGGAAATTCTAATCGGCGAGGGTTTGGAGTGGATTTCGCGTCAGTATTGTTTCCTGACGCCCCAGGACACGAGGGTCGAGGCTAGCAATCTGATCACCGTGCACAA ACTTGAGGCTCCCGAACGGTAA